Within the Vibrio tasmaniensis genome, the region CGTCTTCACGATGCATACAGGTCGCTAAATGAGGCTGTTCACTATGATGGTGAGAGTGAAACATCAGTAAGTTTTGTTGATTCTTACCTGTTGCCATAAGCTGATCGTATTTTGCTTGTCGATAGGCTTGTACTCGCTCTAAATCAACACCGGATGAGAACAGCGGAGAATCAGTGTCGACGATTTTTTGTTGAATACCATCCCACATGTAGGCGATAACCAAACCATGGTGTTGAGTTAAGTTCGGCGCGAAAGCCAGCAAGGTAAATGGAGCAAAAGAGTGCAAGTCGAGCTTATGAAATGCTTCAGAGAGCTGACTGATGTTACGACTCGATGATAGTTTTTTAAGTAATAAACCGCGGCTGACCAAAGGACCAGCTGGTACTGTGCCTTGATAGTTATTGAGTAGGCATAACGAAAGCCCGAACTCATTAATGCTTATCCAACTACCGCCGCCAGTAGGGTCGAGTGGCATGATGATATCGGTACCCTTGACTCGATATTGTTTAGGCGGCATCGCCAATGCTCGCGTCTTTTGTTCATCACGATTAAAAAAGACCTGATAACCATTTTCCTCAAGTAGCCAAGAGACTGAGCACATATTATTGTTCCCTCAGATAGCTGCTGGTGGTTGGGGCATAACCAAAGGTGTTGCATGTTTCGACATCAAGAAAGGTTGTGATCACCTTGATCATCGCGTAATGATGATTGGCGTGCAGCGCAGCAAAGGTAACTTCTCTTTCTAGCGTAGAAGGCAGGCTGGCGAATACTTTTGTATCCATTGAAACTTCAGTTTGGATCATGATAGGCGCTTCGAGATCTCTGCGGTCTAATCGTTCAAGCCAGTTGATCACGTAATGGATCTCTTTCAACGCAATCGACCTGTCGAATTCGACGGGGTGACCACGACGACGAGTATTGTAATCAACGGTCGCATTCTCTTTTAAAATCAAAGCGTGAAAAAGATCGAGCGTGTGGCGAGTATGTTCACCAATAGAACTTGTGACGTGCGGCTTTGCTCGTGTCAGATAGTCGCTGTCAGATATCGCTAACAAAAACTCTAAACCCTGATTCAATATTTCTACCGCTCCCTTGATACTAGGAGAGAAAGAAGTGAGGGCGCTCGGTTGGGCTATGGGGTTCATTCATGGTCCTCGTACAAAGTTAGTCAGTGGTCGGATATTGTTGAACAAGACGTCGCTCTTCTTGCCACGCAGCGAATAAGCTCTTGAAAGAGGGAGTCTTATGGCCTCGTTGTTTTTGCTGAGCGCCAATATCAAAAAGAATGCGGTATTGCAGAAGTAGCGTAGAAAATATCTCTCGCAGCGGTGTGTTGCGATCCCAGATGTGCCCGGCTTCGCTACTCGCACCATTGACCTCAAGGATCGTGAAATCCTCGCCGTTCATTAGGCTGTGTATGTCCTTAAACTTGACGTCGAGTCGGCCAAAATGAAAACCATCGAAGTCATCGAATATCTCGTCTAAACGCTCTGTTAGAGCCTGAGTGATGTATTGATTGCCGTCTCGGAAGATGCAGCCACGGCTATGGCTACCTGCGAACGCGAGTTGGAACTCTTCGCCCTCTGCGAGCACTTGATCCAATTTATCTTCATGTCTCGGTAGATAAAGGTGACTAAGCTGCCCTGCACGCGGGCTATTTTCAATTAACTGCTTGAGTGTCGACTTGCCATCACCCATCACCATTGGCGCATACTTGAGTGTGATCGAGATGATCTCGCCTTGCTTTTTATTTGGGTAGCGAACATAGAAAACACCCGCTTCGGCTTGATAAGGCGCCTTTTCTTGCAATAGAAAGCGAGCGTTATTTGGGAAAGATTCAACATACTGCTCAAGTTGATCTTGTGTGTTGATCAGCTTGACGCCAACACCTCGGCAGCCAAGATCCGGTTTGGCCACAATCGGGAAATCGAGATCGGATTGTATGAGTGCGCGGCGTGCATCTTCAGCTTGTTTCTTACTGCTGAGATCCGTTTTGGTTAGGGTAATGAACGGTGAGATCCAACGTTGACTTGAAGATCCGGCAAGGCTCAATATCTCGTGCTTTGATTCGCCGACCATACCACTGAGTTTGATGCTCGGATTGGCGATGAGCGGGAGCGCCCAGTCAAAGTGTCGTAACCCTTGTATCAGGCTTTGAATCACCACTGGCGTGTAGAAAAACCAAGTTGGAAGAAACTCATAAGGAGAGACACTGCGCACGGTATCTTTTTCAAGCAGGGGCATGCCTGCATTAATTTGATGTGCGGGAATGATGCGAATATCTTGCGGTGAACTCATGATAATCCTCTAGAGTAGGTTTTATTCATTAATCGATTACCGATAAACAGCAAAGCGATGGCACACGGGATGATGATCCATTGATATTCAGAGGCTTGCAGCCACGCTGATGTCCCTAAATAGTAGATGGCAGAGAAGACAATGCCAGTCCAGAGCGCAGTGGCACTAATAACGGCAAACAAGAAAGTAGGCAGTGGGATGGCGAAAAAGCCACTTAAGGTAAAACCGACGGTACGAAGCCCGGGAATAAAGCGGATGATAAACAGACTGCTGAACGCGTTTTGACGTAATTTAAAGCGAAGTGCACGAAAGTACTTATTAGTGAGAGCTTTGTAACGAACGCCTCGGAAATAACGTCCTGATTTACCTAGGTAATAAAGACCGAGATCACCAGTGGCAATGCCGATAAAAATGGCAAGTAACGCATATTGAGGAAGCATTAATCCTTGAGTGGCTAAACCGGCAGCGGTAACAATCGCCAGATCTTCAAGCAGGTAAGAAAGCGCGATAATGCCAAGCATCAGCCATAACAGCGACTCCTCCCCTGAATTTAACCATGCTTGAATGCTCTCGATGGTGCCCATCAAATGTCCTTATCTATCCTATTAACGAATGACTTAATGGTCATTCATTGAGTGTAGTAAATTAAATAGACAGGAGGAGCTGAGAAAAACTTACAGATGATTGAGGATTTTTTGTGCGAGCTTGATTCAATCCGTGGTTTGAAATACGTTGTTTAAGTCGATCTTAAAGCGAAAAATATGGTGATTTTAAAGTGGATCTATCGAGTATTTGGCGTTGAAAGCAGGGCGTTGGATATGGGGATCCCATATGAAAAAGAAAAAGGCTGAGTCGTTAAACTCAGCCTTTCAGAACATTAACTATCGATTACTTAAGCAATCTATTTAGTTAGGTCAATTTGGTAAACAGCAAAACCAACATCGTCAGTCGCAACACGTTTCATCGGGTATTGACCCTTCTCTTTGATGAACTCTGCCGCTTTCTCGCTTGGAGACGTTTCAAAGCGGATATCTAACTTTTTATCCGTTTTGATTGGCGCAAATGACCAGTTGTTATCAGCCGTTGGGCTCACTTGACCTTGCTCTTTGCTCACTCGAGAGATGTAGTTCGCTAGAACAGTACGGTTCTCATCTGGTGCATCAAATGCGATGAAGTCTTCACCCGTACCAGGGAACTTATTGCTGTATGCACGGTAGTTGTTGGTCGCGATAATGAAGTCTTGCTTCATATCGATTGGCTTACCTTGGTAAGTTAGACCAACGATACGCTCAGAATCTTCGTTAATAACTTTACAGTTACCATCGTATT harbors:
- a CDS encoding DedA family protein, translated to MGTIESIQAWLNSGEESLLWLMLGIIALSYLLEDLAIVTAAGLATQGLMLPQYALLAIFIGIATGDLGLYYLGKSGRYFRGVRYKALTNKYFRALRFKLRQNAFSSLFIIRFIPGLRTVGFTLSGFFAIPLPTFLFAVISATALWTGIVFSAIYYLGTSAWLQASEYQWIIIPCAIALLFIGNRLMNKTYSRGLS
- a CDS encoding DinB family protein — protein: MNPIAQPSALTSFSPSIKGAVEILNQGLEFLLAISDSDYLTRAKPHVTSSIGEHTRHTLDLFHALILKENATVDYNTRRRGHPVEFDRSIALKEIHYVINWLERLDRRDLEAPIMIQTEVSMDTKVFASLPSTLEREVTFAALHANHHYAMIKVITTFLDVETCNTFGYAPTTSSYLREQ
- a CDS encoding NRDE family protein, with product MCSVSWLLEENGYQVFFNRDEQKTRALAMPPKQYRVKGTDIIMPLDPTGGGSWISINEFGLSLCLLNNYQGTVPAGPLVSRGLLLKKLSSSRNISQLSEAFHKLDLHSFAPFTLLAFAPNLTQHHGLVIAYMWDGIQQKIVDTDSPLFSSGVDLERVQAYRQAKYDQLMATGKNQQNLLMFHSHHHSEQPHLATCMHREDAHTVSFTHLRNLHGKASMFYAPGSPCEPIKPCRINQQRFTFDLSPAINL
- a CDS encoding ATP-grasp domain-containing protein — encoded protein: MSSPQDIRIIPAHQINAGMPLLEKDTVRSVSPYEFLPTWFFYTPVVIQSLIQGLRHFDWALPLIANPSIKLSGMVGESKHEILSLAGSSSQRWISPFITLTKTDLSSKKQAEDARRALIQSDLDFPIVAKPDLGCRGVGVKLINTQDQLEQYVESFPNNARFLLQEKAPYQAEAGVFYVRYPNKKQGEIISITLKYAPMVMGDGKSTLKQLIENSPRAGQLSHLYLPRHEDKLDQVLAEGEEFQLAFAGSHSRGCIFRDGNQYITQALTERLDEIFDDFDGFHFGRLDVKFKDIHSLMNGEDFTILEVNGASSEAGHIWDRNTPLREIFSTLLLQYRILFDIGAQQKQRGHKTPSFKSLFAAWQEERRLVQQYPTTD